The following is a genomic window from Episyrphus balteatus chromosome 1, idEpiBalt1.1, whole genome shotgun sequence.
cgacatattttttttaattttttttttcttttgagaaaACTATGcagcgtcgtcggtcgtcgccaTGTTTTTTTCTCGAGAAAACTATCGAgcatcgacatttttttttagaatattgtAGCATCGATATAATTGTATTGAcataaatttgtaataaaattgaaaatcatcaCATTCTTCGCAtttaatttctaaaattgtttgcagtttgaataaaaatcatagactccatacaaaaaaaaaaacctaaactaaaactgttttgtttggatttgaaggaaaaacctacttcttttctttgttttttttcaatttgtagcAATTGAAGTTTGaatctctttgaaaaaaaatttgtagtccTGAAAAGGACTGTGGTTTTgtatattaatttcaaatttatattgaaattacttCTTAGCCTTCTTGGCAGCAACCGCCTTTTTGGGTTTAGCTGCAGATGCTGTCGCTGATTTTGCTTTTGGTACTTTTGGCTTGGGAGCAGCGGCCTTTGCTTTAGTTGGTTTAGCTTTGACTGCGGTAGTTTTCTTAGCACTTTTTACCTTTGGCTTTTCTACCTTCTTTTTATCGGCAGTCTTTTTTGTAGTGGCAGCAGCTTTCTTCACTTTCTTCTCACCAGCAGccttcttcaattttttgtcaCCAGCTGCAGCGGCTTTTGGTTTAGCAGCAGATTTTTTCTTCTCGGCGGACTTTGCTTTTGGTTCCTTGCTTGCTAATGCAGACAATTTGAAAGAACCAGCAGCACCCTTTCCTTTTGTTTGCACTAATTTACCACTAATCACAGCacttttcaagtattttttgataaatggaGCAAGTTTTTGAACGTCCACCTTGTAAGTAGCTGCGATGTATTTTTTGATAGCCAACAACGAAGAGCCACCACGTTCCTTCAATGTCTTGATGGCGGCATCAACCATTTGCTGAGTAGGAGGATGAGTTGGAGTTGATTTTGGTTTCTTTGAACCACTGGCAGCAGCCTTCTTgggttttttttctgcaacaaCGGCAGGAGATGCAGCGACAGTATcggac
Proteins encoded in this region:
- the LOC129905490 gene encoding histone H1-like, giving the protein MSDTVAASPAVVAEKKPKKAAASGSKKPKSTPTHPPTQQMVDAAIKTLKERGGSSLLAIKKYIAATYKVDVQKLAPFIKKYLKSAVISGKLVQTKGKGAAGSFKLSALASKEPKAKSAEKKKSAAKPKAAAAGDKKLKKAAGEKKVKKAAATTKKTADKKKVEKPKVKSAKKTTAVKAKPTKAKAAAPKPKVPKAKSATASAAKPKKAVAAKKAKK